The following proteins come from a genomic window of Athalia rosae chromosome 1, iyAthRosa1.1, whole genome shotgun sequence:
- the LOC105692420 gene encoding protein artichoke-like isoform X1, with translation MWTPWLRTRRKWHHPPSGSGGNSTDARTRIRKYVTWSIIATLLIAAAREIDSAECPPQETILKCSCYNFNDGLYLECPDATEESLKSALLGVLTTSGGEGAVIQSLNIYELDRNVEELRETTFPSGTQIRHLQISHSGIREINEDAFRRLAPSLESLTLVSGRLPHVPQKALGHLRFLVKLDLEGNLVHELPSYSFYELSLQKLNVKGNQITKISEHAFAGLEEKLTDLDLAENKIRVFPMTALRRLECLTSLKLAWNEISELPEDGYSKLKALDFLELSSNNFEVITLNCFRCCPSLKTLSLYYNAVETVDKDAFISLSLLESIDLSHNKIVSLHVSTFRANQRLRSIDLSHNHIHYIRGVFSRLPDLKELFLSENNILEIPPEAFAGSTSLSVVDLQQNAIRRIDPRGLATLNQLAHLHLSRNYIEKIPRDFLEYCENLSTLSLDGNSIRELEVGTFSKVKQLRELRLQANQITEVKRDVFTPLPSLLELHLQNNAITDMETGALRSLHSLQHVNLQGNLLAVLGDVFQISNEIGNNGNGGSSLVSIQLDNNGLGVLHNDSLRGQASVRIMWLGHNRLTRLQVPLFRDLLLVERLYLTNNSISQIEDAAFQPMQALKFLELSMNCLSHVTVKTFSELHELEELYLQDNGLKRLEPYSLTALKKLRVLDLANNHLNALHDNIFQEGLPIRTLNLRNCTVSVIERGAFRGLNNLYELNLEHNHLTAAALDRLVIPGLRVLRISYNNFSQMNGVSLDGLPSLQQLSMDSSQLHRMPSEIFSKNKNLAKLFLSNNLLRSLPGYLLLGLDSLKEVKLDGNKFLDIPYEAFGNATSIEFISLAHNVIQTIDASKLNGLTNLRDLDLRGNSISSLYNFAGANLSRLHSVDLSHNQLTALPANFFIRSHSLRRVDLASNKFHQIPAVALSAKNIPGLTWLNMTANPLLRIHEISSEAKFPALQEIQICGTNLSIVPSQDFEAFPALMHLFMSSNVITKVSPSAFRSLPNLLTLDMSMNELELLPQERLMRLERLKLLNLTHNRLRQLEDFPSDLKALQILDLSYNQIGDVGKSTFQHLEKLEELHLYGNWISSISPDAFRPLKKLRILDLSRNNLENLPLNAFRPLETQIRSLNAEENPLNCGCESQELWEWLRDHQKLVGGVSRNRGGIGVNDKESGLLRCEKPPELRGLVFLDLDPHSFCSAPLIPKLAIQDIQPFSVLVSWQSRNYSKLQGYQVVYHAMDNVDEVRGRTLDPKARSVKLPKLGANTRYRICVFGLGNWMNHPGDNVIIGHLNGSNGDILETSTLPKMNDSRTSRCTEVTTLEAPDTEISSNGSLGEVGGVASILTRRLGLIVGCCMGFVVFIVLVSVLGYLKVKKQREAVKRDQQPIPPEYMSYRHFSIQSGEAGHAARVTSQDSQQHPSFVSNVGNTSLNV, from the exons ATGTGGACTCCGTGGCTACGGACGAGGCGGAAGTGGCATCATCCTCCTTCCGGAAGTGGAGGAAATTCGACGGACGCTCGAACGAGAATTAGAAAATACGTGACTTGGTCGATCATAGCGACTCTGCTTATAGCAGCAGCTAGAGAAATTGATAGCGCGGAATGTCCGCCGCAAGAAACTATCCTCAAATGTTCTTGCTACAATTTTAATGACGGACTGTACCTGGAATGTCCGGACGCCACGGAAGAATCTTTGAAATCTGCTCTGCTCGGAGTACTCACCACATCCGGCGGCGAAG GAGCAGTTATCCAATCTTTGAACATCTACGAATTGGATCGAAATGTTGAGGAGTTACGGGAGACGACCTTTCCGAGCGGCACCCAAATTCGACATCTTCAGATTTCACATTCCGGAATTAGAGAAATCAACGAAGACGCTTTTCGAAGGCTTGCACCGAGTCTGGAATCCCTGACTCTGGTTTCCGGAAGACTTCCGCACGTCCCTCAAAAAGCGCTTGGGCATCTCCGGTTTCTAGTTAAATTGGACCTAGAGGGGAATCTGGTCCACGAACTACCTAGCTACAGTTTTTACGAATTGTCATTGCAAAAACTGAACGTGAAAGGCAACCAAATCACCAAAATATCGGAACACGCTTTTGCGGGATTGGAAGAAAAGCTAACAGATTTAGACCTGGCGGAGAACAAGATTAGGGTTTTCCCCATGACGGCGCTAAGAAGATTGGAATGCCTTACGTCATTGAAGCTCGCATGGAACGAAATATCCGAGCTACCGGAAGACGGTTACTCCAAGCTTAAAGCCTTGGATTTCCTAGAACTAAGTAGTAATAATTTCGAAGTCATTACCCTGAACTGCTTTCGATGTTGCCCATCCCTTAAAACGTTATCGCTCTACTACAACGCCGTAGAAACCGTCGATAAGGATGCATTCATATCGCTAAGTCTTCTCGAATCTATCGATCTTAGTCACAACAAAATAGTATCTCTCCACGTTTCCACGTTTCGTGCCAATCAGCGACtcagatcgatcgatctaaGTCACAATCACATTCACTACATACGAGGTGTTTTTTCACGACTACCAGACCTTAAGGAGCTCTTTTTGAGCGAGAATAACATTCTCGAAATACCACCGGAGGCATTCGCAGGGAGTACAAGCCTTTCGGTAGTAGATTTACAACAAAACGCCATCAGAAGGATAGATCCTCGGGGACTGGCTACCTTGAATCAATTGGCGCACCTACATCTCAGCAGAAATTACATAGAAAAAATACCACGTGATTTTCTAGAGTACTGCGAGAATCTTTCGACTCTTTCGCTCGACGGTAACAGCATACGGGAATTGGAAGTTGGGACGTTTTCCAAGGTGAAACAACTCCGGGAACTCCGGCTCCAAGCCAACCAGATAACGGAGGTCAAAAGGGACGTTTTCACCCCGCTACCTTCATTACTCGAGCTACACCTTCAAAACAATGCCATCACCGACATGGAGACGGGAGCGTTGAGGTCATTGCACAGTTTGCAGCACGTCAATCTTCAGGGTAATTTACTAGCGGTTCTTGGAgatgtttttcaaatatccaaCGAAATCGGGAACAATGGAAACGGAGGTAGCTCTCTAGTATCTATTCAATTGGACAACAATGGTCTGGGGGTCTTGCACAATGATTCGCTGCGCGGACAAGCATCTGTGCGGATAATGTGGTTGGGTCATAATCGTCTGACGAGGCTACAGGTCCCTTTGTTTAGAGATTTGCTCCTAGTGGAACGTCTTTATTTAACGAATAACTCCATATCACAGATAGAGGATGCTGCCTTCCAACCTATGCAAGCGCTCAAGTTCCTCGAATTAAGTATGAATTGTCTTAGTCACGTGACCGTGAAGACATTCTCCGAACTTCACGAACTCGAGGAACTATATCTTCAAGATAACGGCCTCAAGAGATTGGAGCCTTACTCGTTGACGGCTCTGAAAAAACTCAGAGTACTCGATTTGGCCAATAATCATCTGAACGCATTGCACGACAACATTTTTCAAGAAGGACTTCCGATACGTACATTAAATTTACGGAATTGCACGGTGAGCGTAATAGAGCGTGGCGCCTTCAGGGGTTTGAACAATCTTTACGAGTTGAACTTGGAACACAACCATCTAACAGCTGCCGCTCTGGACAGACTCGTCATCCCCGGACTCAGGGTCCTCAGAATATCGTACAACAACTTCAGTCAGATGAACGGGGTATCGCTCGACGGTTTACCATCCCTTCAGCAACTCAGCATGGACTCTTCGCAACTCCATAGAATGCCttcggaaatattttcgaaaaacaaaaacttggCTAAATTGTTCCTCAGTAACAATCTGCTTCGAAGTCTTCCCGGTTACTTGCTACTGGGACTCGACTCTTTGAAGGAGGTCAAACTCGATGGCAATAAATTCCTGGACATCCCTTACGAGGCCTTCGGGAATGCTACTTCGATCGAATTCATCTCATTGGCCCACAATGTCATCCAAACTATTGACGCCTCAAAGTTGAACGGCTTGACTAATCTTAGAGATTTGGATCTCCGCGGGAATTCTATATCATCTCTTTACAATTTCGCCGGTGCAAATTTGTCCCGTCTTCATTCGGTTGACCTGAGTCATAACCAACTAACGGCACTGCCCGCCAACTTTTTCATCCGATCGCATTCCCTGCGCCGAGTCGACCTCGCGTCCaacaaatttcatcaaattccgGCAGTCGCACTATCCGCAAAGAACATACCCGGCCTAACTTGGCTCAATATGACGGCCAATCCGCTTCTCAGGATTCACGAAATCAGCTCCGAAGCCAAGTTCCCCGCCCttcaagaaattcaaatatgtgGAACCAACCTCTCGATCGTCCCAAGCCAGGATTTCGAGGCTTTTCCAGCGCTGATGCATCTCTTTATGAGTAGCAACGTAATTACGAAGGTATCTCCGAGTGCCTTTCGAAGTTTACCAAATCTACTGACCCTCGATATGAGCATGAACGAACTTGAGCTACTACCGCAGGAACGACTGATGAGATTGGAGCGTTTAAAATTGCTCAACTTGACGCACAACAGACTGAGGCAGTTAGAAGATTTCCCATCAGACTTGAAAGCTCTACAGATCCTTGATTTATCTTACAATCAGATAGGCGACGTGGGTAAGAGCACGTTTCAACACTTGGAAAAGCTCGAGGAATTACATCTGTACGGTAACTGGATATCGTCGATATCTCCAGACGCTTTCAGACCCctcaaaaaattgaggatactGGATCTGAGTAGAAACAATCTCGAGAATTTACCTCTCAATGCTTTTCGCCCACTCGAAACGCAGATACGGAGTCTCAACGCAGAAG AAAATCCTCTGAACTGCGGCTGCGAGTCCCAAGAACTTTGGGAATGGCTAAGAGACCATCAAAAGCTCGTGGGTGGTGTTAGTCGAAACAGGGGTGGAATCGGAGTAAATGACAAAGAAAGTGGATTGCTGAGATGCGAAAAACCTCCGGAACTCAGAGGTCTGGTCTTCCTGGACCTTGATCCGCACTCCTTTTGTTCGGCTCCGCTTATACCAAAGCTCGCAATTCAGGATATTCAACCTTTTTCCGTCTTGGTTTCCTGGCAGAGCAGAAACTATTCGAAACTTCAGGGTTATCAAGTTGTGTATCACGCTATGGACAACGTCGATGAG GTTCGGGGTAGAACGTTGGATCCAAAAGCACGCTCGGTCAAGTTGCCTAAACTGGGTGCGAACACTCGTTATCGTATTTGTGTTTTCGGACTTGGCAACTGGATGAACCATCCGGGAGACAACGTAATAATAGGACATTTGAACGGTTCGAACGGGGATATCTTGGAGACGAGTACCCTGCCGAAAATGAACGATTCTAGGACGAGTCGTTGCACGGAAGTGACGACCCTGGAGGCTCCGGATACGGAAATCAGTAGCAACGGTTCCCTAGGGGAAGTTGGTGGAGTGGCTAGCATACTGACACGAAGATTGGGACTGATAGTCGGATGTTGTATGGGCTTCGTAGTCTTTATAGTCCTAGTTTCCGTCCTGGGTTATCTGAAGGTCAAGAAGCAAAGGGAGGCCGTGAAAAGGGACCAACAGCCCATTCCCCCCGAGTACATGTCCTACAGACATTTCAGCATTCAAAGTGGAGAGGCTGGACACGCGGCGAGGGTAACGAGCCAAGACTCCCAACAACATCCGAGCTTCGTCAGCAACGTAGGTAACACATCTTTAAACGTTTAG
- the LOC105692420 gene encoding protein artichoke-like isoform X2, whose translation MWTPWLRTRRKWHHPPSGSGGNSTDARTRIRKYVTWSIIATLLIAAAREIDSAECPPQETILKCSCYNFNDGLYLECPDATEESLKSALLGVLTTSGGEVIQSLNIYELDRNVEELRETTFPSGTQIRHLQISHSGIREINEDAFRRLAPSLESLTLVSGRLPHVPQKALGHLRFLVKLDLEGNLVHELPSYSFYELSLQKLNVKGNQITKISEHAFAGLEEKLTDLDLAENKIRVFPMTALRRLECLTSLKLAWNEISELPEDGYSKLKALDFLELSSNNFEVITLNCFRCCPSLKTLSLYYNAVETVDKDAFISLSLLESIDLSHNKIVSLHVSTFRANQRLRSIDLSHNHIHYIRGVFSRLPDLKELFLSENNILEIPPEAFAGSTSLSVVDLQQNAIRRIDPRGLATLNQLAHLHLSRNYIEKIPRDFLEYCENLSTLSLDGNSIRELEVGTFSKVKQLRELRLQANQITEVKRDVFTPLPSLLELHLQNNAITDMETGALRSLHSLQHVNLQGNLLAVLGDVFQISNEIGNNGNGGSSLVSIQLDNNGLGVLHNDSLRGQASVRIMWLGHNRLTRLQVPLFRDLLLVERLYLTNNSISQIEDAAFQPMQALKFLELSMNCLSHVTVKTFSELHELEELYLQDNGLKRLEPYSLTALKKLRVLDLANNHLNALHDNIFQEGLPIRTLNLRNCTVSVIERGAFRGLNNLYELNLEHNHLTAAALDRLVIPGLRVLRISYNNFSQMNGVSLDGLPSLQQLSMDSSQLHRMPSEIFSKNKNLAKLFLSNNLLRSLPGYLLLGLDSLKEVKLDGNKFLDIPYEAFGNATSIEFISLAHNVIQTIDASKLNGLTNLRDLDLRGNSISSLYNFAGANLSRLHSVDLSHNQLTALPANFFIRSHSLRRVDLASNKFHQIPAVALSAKNIPGLTWLNMTANPLLRIHEISSEAKFPALQEIQICGTNLSIVPSQDFEAFPALMHLFMSSNVITKVSPSAFRSLPNLLTLDMSMNELELLPQERLMRLERLKLLNLTHNRLRQLEDFPSDLKALQILDLSYNQIGDVGKSTFQHLEKLEELHLYGNWISSISPDAFRPLKKLRILDLSRNNLENLPLNAFRPLETQIRSLNAEENPLNCGCESQELWEWLRDHQKLVGGVSRNRGGIGVNDKESGLLRCEKPPELRGLVFLDLDPHSFCSAPLIPKLAIQDIQPFSVLVSWQSRNYSKLQGYQVVYHAMDNVDEVRGRTLDPKARSVKLPKLGANTRYRICVFGLGNWMNHPGDNVIIGHLNGSNGDILETSTLPKMNDSRTSRCTEVTTLEAPDTEISSNGSLGEVGGVASILTRRLGLIVGCCMGFVVFIVLVSVLGYLKVKKQREAVKRDQQPIPPEYMSYRHFSIQSGEAGHAARVTSQDSQQHPSFVSNVGNTSLNV comes from the exons ATGTGGACTCCGTGGCTACGGACGAGGCGGAAGTGGCATCATCCTCCTTCCGGAAGTGGAGGAAATTCGACGGACGCTCGAACGAGAATTAGAAAATACGTGACTTGGTCGATCATAGCGACTCTGCTTATAGCAGCAGCTAGAGAAATTGATAGCGCGGAATGTCCGCCGCAAGAAACTATCCTCAAATGTTCTTGCTACAATTTTAATGACGGACTGTACCTGGAATGTCCGGACGCCACGGAAGAATCTTTGAAATCTGCTCTGCTCGGAGTACTCACCACATCCGGCGGCGAAG TTATCCAATCTTTGAACATCTACGAATTGGATCGAAATGTTGAGGAGTTACGGGAGACGACCTTTCCGAGCGGCACCCAAATTCGACATCTTCAGATTTCACATTCCGGAATTAGAGAAATCAACGAAGACGCTTTTCGAAGGCTTGCACCGAGTCTGGAATCCCTGACTCTGGTTTCCGGAAGACTTCCGCACGTCCCTCAAAAAGCGCTTGGGCATCTCCGGTTTCTAGTTAAATTGGACCTAGAGGGGAATCTGGTCCACGAACTACCTAGCTACAGTTTTTACGAATTGTCATTGCAAAAACTGAACGTGAAAGGCAACCAAATCACCAAAATATCGGAACACGCTTTTGCGGGATTGGAAGAAAAGCTAACAGATTTAGACCTGGCGGAGAACAAGATTAGGGTTTTCCCCATGACGGCGCTAAGAAGATTGGAATGCCTTACGTCATTGAAGCTCGCATGGAACGAAATATCCGAGCTACCGGAAGACGGTTACTCCAAGCTTAAAGCCTTGGATTTCCTAGAACTAAGTAGTAATAATTTCGAAGTCATTACCCTGAACTGCTTTCGATGTTGCCCATCCCTTAAAACGTTATCGCTCTACTACAACGCCGTAGAAACCGTCGATAAGGATGCATTCATATCGCTAAGTCTTCTCGAATCTATCGATCTTAGTCACAACAAAATAGTATCTCTCCACGTTTCCACGTTTCGTGCCAATCAGCGACtcagatcgatcgatctaaGTCACAATCACATTCACTACATACGAGGTGTTTTTTCACGACTACCAGACCTTAAGGAGCTCTTTTTGAGCGAGAATAACATTCTCGAAATACCACCGGAGGCATTCGCAGGGAGTACAAGCCTTTCGGTAGTAGATTTACAACAAAACGCCATCAGAAGGATAGATCCTCGGGGACTGGCTACCTTGAATCAATTGGCGCACCTACATCTCAGCAGAAATTACATAGAAAAAATACCACGTGATTTTCTAGAGTACTGCGAGAATCTTTCGACTCTTTCGCTCGACGGTAACAGCATACGGGAATTGGAAGTTGGGACGTTTTCCAAGGTGAAACAACTCCGGGAACTCCGGCTCCAAGCCAACCAGATAACGGAGGTCAAAAGGGACGTTTTCACCCCGCTACCTTCATTACTCGAGCTACACCTTCAAAACAATGCCATCACCGACATGGAGACGGGAGCGTTGAGGTCATTGCACAGTTTGCAGCACGTCAATCTTCAGGGTAATTTACTAGCGGTTCTTGGAgatgtttttcaaatatccaaCGAAATCGGGAACAATGGAAACGGAGGTAGCTCTCTAGTATCTATTCAATTGGACAACAATGGTCTGGGGGTCTTGCACAATGATTCGCTGCGCGGACAAGCATCTGTGCGGATAATGTGGTTGGGTCATAATCGTCTGACGAGGCTACAGGTCCCTTTGTTTAGAGATTTGCTCCTAGTGGAACGTCTTTATTTAACGAATAACTCCATATCACAGATAGAGGATGCTGCCTTCCAACCTATGCAAGCGCTCAAGTTCCTCGAATTAAGTATGAATTGTCTTAGTCACGTGACCGTGAAGACATTCTCCGAACTTCACGAACTCGAGGAACTATATCTTCAAGATAACGGCCTCAAGAGATTGGAGCCTTACTCGTTGACGGCTCTGAAAAAACTCAGAGTACTCGATTTGGCCAATAATCATCTGAACGCATTGCACGACAACATTTTTCAAGAAGGACTTCCGATACGTACATTAAATTTACGGAATTGCACGGTGAGCGTAATAGAGCGTGGCGCCTTCAGGGGTTTGAACAATCTTTACGAGTTGAACTTGGAACACAACCATCTAACAGCTGCCGCTCTGGACAGACTCGTCATCCCCGGACTCAGGGTCCTCAGAATATCGTACAACAACTTCAGTCAGATGAACGGGGTATCGCTCGACGGTTTACCATCCCTTCAGCAACTCAGCATGGACTCTTCGCAACTCCATAGAATGCCttcggaaatattttcgaaaaacaaaaacttggCTAAATTGTTCCTCAGTAACAATCTGCTTCGAAGTCTTCCCGGTTACTTGCTACTGGGACTCGACTCTTTGAAGGAGGTCAAACTCGATGGCAATAAATTCCTGGACATCCCTTACGAGGCCTTCGGGAATGCTACTTCGATCGAATTCATCTCATTGGCCCACAATGTCATCCAAACTATTGACGCCTCAAAGTTGAACGGCTTGACTAATCTTAGAGATTTGGATCTCCGCGGGAATTCTATATCATCTCTTTACAATTTCGCCGGTGCAAATTTGTCCCGTCTTCATTCGGTTGACCTGAGTCATAACCAACTAACGGCACTGCCCGCCAACTTTTTCATCCGATCGCATTCCCTGCGCCGAGTCGACCTCGCGTCCaacaaatttcatcaaattccgGCAGTCGCACTATCCGCAAAGAACATACCCGGCCTAACTTGGCTCAATATGACGGCCAATCCGCTTCTCAGGATTCACGAAATCAGCTCCGAAGCCAAGTTCCCCGCCCttcaagaaattcaaatatgtgGAACCAACCTCTCGATCGTCCCAAGCCAGGATTTCGAGGCTTTTCCAGCGCTGATGCATCTCTTTATGAGTAGCAACGTAATTACGAAGGTATCTCCGAGTGCCTTTCGAAGTTTACCAAATCTACTGACCCTCGATATGAGCATGAACGAACTTGAGCTACTACCGCAGGAACGACTGATGAGATTGGAGCGTTTAAAATTGCTCAACTTGACGCACAACAGACTGAGGCAGTTAGAAGATTTCCCATCAGACTTGAAAGCTCTACAGATCCTTGATTTATCTTACAATCAGATAGGCGACGTGGGTAAGAGCACGTTTCAACACTTGGAAAAGCTCGAGGAATTACATCTGTACGGTAACTGGATATCGTCGATATCTCCAGACGCTTTCAGACCCctcaaaaaattgaggatactGGATCTGAGTAGAAACAATCTCGAGAATTTACCTCTCAATGCTTTTCGCCCACTCGAAACGCAGATACGGAGTCTCAACGCAGAAG AAAATCCTCTGAACTGCGGCTGCGAGTCCCAAGAACTTTGGGAATGGCTAAGAGACCATCAAAAGCTCGTGGGTGGTGTTAGTCGAAACAGGGGTGGAATCGGAGTAAATGACAAAGAAAGTGGATTGCTGAGATGCGAAAAACCTCCGGAACTCAGAGGTCTGGTCTTCCTGGACCTTGATCCGCACTCCTTTTGTTCGGCTCCGCTTATACCAAAGCTCGCAATTCAGGATATTCAACCTTTTTCCGTCTTGGTTTCCTGGCAGAGCAGAAACTATTCGAAACTTCAGGGTTATCAAGTTGTGTATCACGCTATGGACAACGTCGATGAG GTTCGGGGTAGAACGTTGGATCCAAAAGCACGCTCGGTCAAGTTGCCTAAACTGGGTGCGAACACTCGTTATCGTATTTGTGTTTTCGGACTTGGCAACTGGATGAACCATCCGGGAGACAACGTAATAATAGGACATTTGAACGGTTCGAACGGGGATATCTTGGAGACGAGTACCCTGCCGAAAATGAACGATTCTAGGACGAGTCGTTGCACGGAAGTGACGACCCTGGAGGCTCCGGATACGGAAATCAGTAGCAACGGTTCCCTAGGGGAAGTTGGTGGAGTGGCTAGCATACTGACACGAAGATTGGGACTGATAGTCGGATGTTGTATGGGCTTCGTAGTCTTTATAGTCCTAGTTTCCGTCCTGGGTTATCTGAAGGTCAAGAAGCAAAGGGAGGCCGTGAAAAGGGACCAACAGCCCATTCCCCCCGAGTACATGTCCTACAGACATTTCAGCATTCAAAGTGGAGAGGCTGGACACGCGGCGAGGGTAACGAGCCAAGACTCCCAACAACATCCGAGCTTCGTCAGCAACGTAGGTAACACATCTTTAAACGTTTAG